One window of the Deltaproteobacteria bacterium genome contains the following:
- a CDS encoding YicC family protein, with translation MKSMTAFSRESVLLDGVEYTLEIRTVNGRFRDISVRLPFHLRELEDQIRQAVSTRIDRGRIQLSLTSAGLETNKPNLQVNLGLARQYLDGFALLRKELQIPGDIDLALFGRLKDILVVQPPEEDLERVWESLSEGLNRALDSINRMRLREGQTISEDLSHRVQMISDLTEHIKGRSEVVTRVYVEKMTERIKELTSGLEADKDRIIQEAAFMAEKCDITEEVVRIGSHVRQFKTLMNREEPSGRKLEFLIQELHREINTIGSKAQDAEIAHWVVDAKSEIEKLREQIQNVE, from the coding sequence ATGAAAAGCATGACCGCGTTTTCACGAGAATCCGTTTTATTGGACGGAGTCGAGTACACACTCGAGATTCGTACGGTAAACGGTCGGTTTCGGGATATTTCAGTTCGTCTTCCTTTCCATTTGAGAGAGCTGGAGGACCAGATCCGGCAGGCGGTCAGCACGCGGATTGATCGCGGCAGGATTCAGCTTTCGCTGACCTCGGCAGGCCTGGAAACGAATAAACCAAATCTTCAGGTCAACTTGGGACTCGCCCGGCAGTATCTGGACGGATTCGCCCTGCTGAGAAAAGAATTGCAAATTCCGGGCGACATCGACCTTGCTTTGTTCGGGCGTCTGAAAGACATTTTGGTAGTGCAGCCCCCCGAAGAAGATTTGGAGAGGGTTTGGGAGAGCCTGTCCGAGGGTTTGAATCGGGCGCTGGACTCTATTAACCGGATGCGATTGCGGGAGGGGCAGACCATTTCCGAAGATCTGTCACACCGCGTGCAGATGATCTCGGACCTTACGGAGCACATCAAAGGGCGTTCGGAAGTAGTTACGCGTGTCTATGTCGAGAAAATGACCGAACGCATTAAAGAGCTTACCAGCGGTCTCGAGGCGGACAAGGACCGTATCATCCAGGAAGCGGCCTTTATGGCTGAAAAATGTGACATCACGGAGGAAGTGGTTCGAATCGGAAGTCATGTCCGCCAGTTCAAAACTCTGATGAATCGTGAAGAGCCCTCAGGGCGAAAACTCGAGTTTCTTATTCAGGAGTTGCATCGTGAAATCAACACGATCGGCTCGAAAGCCCAGGATGCGGAAATTGCTCATTGGGTCGTGGACGCTAAAAGTGAAATTGAGAAGTTACGCGAACAAATCCAGAATGTGGAATAG
- a CDS encoding DUF370 domain-containing protein, with amino-acid sequence MAGRLLNIGFGNSVVADRVVAIVAPGSAPMKRLREEAKKEKRLVDATQGRKTRSIVITDSNHIVLSAVQAETIAQRFNNDLLKMAAEED; translated from the coding sequence ATGGCTGGCCGGCTTTTGAATATCGGTTTTGGAAATTCTGTTGTGGCGGATCGAGTTGTGGCTATAGTGGCGCCCGGTTCTGCGCCTATGAAGCGATTGAGAGAAGAGGCCAAGAAGGAGAAACGCCTGGTGGATGCGACCCAGGGACGAAAGACACGTTCCATTGTCATAACGGATTCGAATCATATCGTGCTTTCCGCCGTCCAGGCTGAAACCATTGCACAGAGGTTTAACAACGATCTGTTGAAGATGGCTGCGGAAGAGGACTAA
- the gmk gene encoding guanylate kinase, giving the protein MSLKGCLFIVSAPSGAGKTTLCRRLIEAVDKLEYSISYTTRERRSGEVEGVDYHFVSKEEFEKLIKMNAMAEWACVYGEHYGTPKSAVETVLDQGKDLLVDVDVQGGAQLKRLFPDAIRVFVLPPSLEELENRLKTRGRDDPDALAQRLATAKEEIEAAPEYDYAVVNEQLHEALGCLVSIVTACRCRARRNLDLISSLTR; this is encoded by the coding sequence ATGTCCCTCAAGGGCTGTCTATTTATCGTCTCGGCTCCCTCGGGAGCCGGGAAAACCACGTTGTGCCGCAGATTGATTGAGGCCGTGGACAAACTCGAGTATTCAATCTCGTATACTACACGAGAGAGGAGATCGGGAGAAGTCGAAGGGGTCGACTACCACTTCGTCTCAAAAGAGGAATTCGAGAAACTGATCAAAATGAATGCCATGGCGGAGTGGGCTTGCGTGTATGGCGAGCACTACGGAACACCCAAATCTGCCGTTGAAACGGTTCTTGACCAGGGAAAGGACCTCTTGGTGGACGTAGACGTTCAAGGAGGGGCTCAACTCAAACGGCTTTTCCCGGACGCGATTCGCGTTTTTGTGTTGCCTCCTTCCTTGGAAGAACTCGAGAATCGACTCAAAACTCGGGGACGAGACGATCCTGACGCTTTGGCCCAAAGGCTGGCTACGGCGAAGGAAGAAATTGAGGCCGCCCCTGAATACGATTATGCCGTGGTGAATGAACAGCTTCACGAAGCCTTGGGTTGTTTGGTCTCCATCGTTACAGCCTGCCGATGTCGAGCAAGAAGAAATCTGGATCTCATTTCCAGCCTGACCCGCTGA
- the rlmB gene encoding 23S rRNA (guanosine(2251)-2'-O)-methyltransferase RlmB codes for MFGLHRYSLPMSSKKKSGSHFQPDPLKEPSETEEVVCGSHPVLEALRSESNRLQKIYIAYGRQGASISRIRALAKQAGVLVTEKDPAELNRLATGRSHQGVVGIVRPFEAASLDDMLRLAKAKSEPPLIIVIDRIHDPQNLGSLIRTANGAGAHGVIVSLRDSCPITTTVSRVSAGALEHTLVAQVSNLVRSVERLKESGLWVYGAAPEADTILYEIDLASPVALVIGSEGKGIRPLLKRSCDALFRIPMYGRVASLNASVSGAIVLFETQRQRSASRKSSTTRA; via the coding sequence TTGTTTGGTCTCCATCGTTACAGCCTGCCGATGTCGAGCAAGAAGAAATCTGGATCTCATTTCCAGCCTGACCCGCTGAAGGAACCCTCTGAGACGGAGGAAGTCGTCTGCGGGTCCCACCCGGTATTGGAAGCGCTTCGCTCGGAATCAAACCGTCTTCAAAAAATATACATTGCGTATGGAAGGCAAGGCGCGAGCATATCGAGAATTCGCGCTCTGGCCAAGCAAGCCGGCGTGTTGGTGACGGAGAAAGATCCCGCCGAATTAAACCGACTGGCGACTGGACGGAGCCATCAGGGCGTGGTGGGAATAGTTCGCCCCTTTGAAGCGGCGTCGCTTGACGACATGCTCCGGCTGGCGAAGGCCAAATCCGAGCCGCCTTTGATCATCGTTATCGACCGCATTCACGATCCGCAGAATTTGGGATCCCTCATCAGGACGGCTAATGGCGCCGGGGCGCACGGAGTCATCGTGTCCCTGCGCGATTCGTGCCCCATTACCACGACAGTGAGCCGAGTTTCCGCAGGCGCACTGGAGCACACGCTGGTCGCCCAAGTGTCGAATCTGGTCAGATCGGTTGAGCGCTTGAAAGAATCGGGGCTTTGGGTGTACGGAGCTGCGCCCGAAGCCGACACCATCCTTTACGAAATAGACCTCGCATCACCGGTTGCTTTGGTCATTGGAAGTGAGGGAAAAGGGATTCGACCCCTTTTGAAGCGATCCTGCGACGCGCTTTTTCGGATTCCGATGTACGGTCGAGTGGCATCCCTGAATGCTTCGGTCAGCGGAGCCATCGTTTTGTTCGAGACTCAAAGGCAGAGATCGGCTTCACGAAAATCATCAACAACTCGTGCGTGA
- a CDS encoding ABC transporter ATP-binding protein encodes MTAKVWRYCSKFYRGSLGALLSSIGLSVIQSIMVLPIAFLVRQIFDRIIPSGDIDKLVITGVGVMLLTLGSAAVDLMTRYTFLRVTKTAIQRFRDELLKRFYTFSQQYHSNVDRKKLHACIVQDTERLDAMGNAVFAELLPALTVALVLSGVLIYLNWVLFLMLVGVGPFLLYASKVMSKKLKKRVRAFRESFETFSKGILFVLQMMVLTRIQTAEEFELDRQKQHLEELRLTSSAMVWLRSAYTIVHQSMVASTGILVLIVGGCAVAYGAMTLGELLSFYVAVSLFKGYLRSILAAVPAIIAGNESLVTLYELLHLDDYTPYHGAKKIAFKGNVVLDSVHFRYKKAPTLQDVNLSINPGEIVALAGPNGAGKSTIVNLILGFYRPEKGAVLADGYPLDELDIEHLRRHLGVVTQNPLFFPGTIYENLTYGCQDVDEGALIQASKLATSDGFIQKLPEGYDTMVGENGLLMSGGQSQRIAIARALLRRPKLLILDEPTNHLDESSMRQLLHNLKMLEGHPSILLISQNETVIREAQKVYALKDQHVVLVNQDGPAKECFSLYQSSSEL; translated from the coding sequence ATGACAGCGAAGGTCTGGAGATATTGTTCAAAGTTCTATAGGGGTTCTCTCGGGGCCTTACTCTCGAGTATCGGCCTTTCAGTGATCCAGTCCATAATGGTGCTCCCCATCGCCTTCCTTGTTCGCCAGATATTTGATCGCATTATACCCTCAGGTGATATCGATAAGTTAGTGATTACAGGTGTGGGGGTTATGCTGCTGACGCTCGGGAGCGCTGCCGTCGACCTGATGACTCGATACACGTTTCTTCGCGTCACCAAAACGGCCATCCAACGGTTCCGCGACGAACTTCTGAAGCGGTTTTACACGTTTTCTCAACAGTACCACAGCAATGTCGATCGTAAGAAGCTGCACGCGTGTATCGTTCAGGATACCGAACGGCTGGACGCGATGGGCAATGCGGTCTTCGCAGAATTGCTGCCCGCGCTTACGGTCGCTCTCGTGCTGAGCGGAGTGTTGATCTATCTGAATTGGGTCCTGTTTTTGATGTTGGTCGGCGTCGGGCCATTTTTGCTTTACGCCAGCAAGGTTATGAGCAAGAAGCTCAAAAAGAGGGTTCGCGCTTTCCGTGAATCTTTTGAAACCTTCAGCAAAGGGATCCTGTTTGTGCTCCAGATGATGGTGCTCACTCGAATTCAGACAGCCGAAGAGTTTGAGCTGGATCGCCAGAAGCAGCATTTGGAGGAGTTAAGGCTCACGAGCAGCGCCATGGTTTGGCTGCGATCCGCCTATACCATAGTCCATCAATCCATGGTGGCCTCAACCGGGATTCTCGTGCTGATCGTGGGTGGATGCGCCGTGGCTTACGGGGCTATGACCCTCGGTGAATTGCTTTCCTTTTACGTGGCGGTGAGCTTGTTCAAGGGATATCTCAGAAGCATCCTGGCCGCCGTGCCCGCCATCATCGCGGGCAACGAATCACTGGTAACGCTCTACGAGCTTCTGCATCTGGACGATTATACGCCCTACCACGGCGCCAAGAAGATCGCGTTCAAGGGAAATGTCGTTCTGGATTCGGTCCATTTCAGGTACAAGAAGGCGCCCACCCTCCAGGATGTCAACCTATCCATTAATCCGGGAGAGATCGTGGCTCTGGCGGGCCCCAACGGGGCGGGCAAAAGCACTATTGTGAATCTGATTCTCGGGTTCTACCGTCCTGAAAAGGGGGCCGTTCTGGCGGATGGATATCCGTTGGACGAACTGGACATCGAACATTTGCGGCGCCATTTAGGCGTCGTAACGCAAAATCCATTGTTCTTTCCGGGGACGATATATGAAAATCTGACTTACGGGTGTCAGGACGTGGACGAGGGAGCACTCATCCAAGCGTCGAAACTGGCCACCTCGGACGGGTTTATTCAGAAACTTCCCGAGGGATACGATACGATGGTCGGGGAAAACGGATTGCTCATGTCCGGCGGTCAAAGCCAACGTATCGCCATCGCGCGCGCTCTATTGCGCCGGCCCAAGCTCCTCATCCTGGACGAACCCACCAATCATCTGGATGAATCCTCCATGCGTCAACTCCTGCACAATCTCAAAATGCTGGAAGGTCACCCTTCCATTCTGCTCATAAGCCAAAATGAAACCGTGATACGCGAAGCTCAAAAGGTCTATGCTTTAAAAGACCAGCATGTGGTCCTTGTGAACCAGGACGGACCCGCCAAAGAGTGCTTTTCCCTCTATCAGAGTTCTTCGGAACTTTAG
- a CDS encoding nucleotidyltransferase family protein, whose translation MEPVNDMGNLWPTATQVLLLQASLMKGENAVESWEKWKASTDLRDVDAGSQRLFPLVYSNLVSQGLRDPVLSEFKETWLGTWYENRMMLQQLADLLRLFHGAGIRTLVLKGAALTVLYYEDYGVRPMCDVDVLIPTDKAAVALKLLKRSGWTAESNPSAPERLIPVRHSLGFKGPTGLNVDVHWHLLLECNQADADLYFWQDPNAIQIDGVTSFALNATCQLLHICAHGAAWSKVPPLRWIADAVTVMRKSPVEIKWKSLVHLAQTRSLVLPLRKTLKYLRANFDAPVPVFVIDQLEALPVSRLERIGAKVKTRPPDDIHPLLSFCYNYHLFLRSSNPSGFHDTFVGFTNYLKHFWALDRLSQVPLHAIGKGLKRAWSKMVYQRAQRRSLDRHA comes from the coding sequence GTGGAACCGGTAAACGACATGGGAAATCTGTGGCCGACAGCAACGCAGGTGTTGCTGCTTCAAGCGTCACTTATGAAAGGGGAGAATGCCGTTGAGTCATGGGAGAAATGGAAGGCGAGCACGGATCTCAGGGATGTTGATGCAGGATCCCAGCGCCTGTTTCCTTTAGTATACTCCAACTTGGTTTCGCAGGGCCTCCGCGATCCGGTGTTGAGCGAATTCAAAGAAACTTGGTTGGGAACATGGTACGAAAACAGAATGATGCTCCAGCAATTAGCCGATCTTCTCCGCCTTTTTCACGGGGCGGGGATCAGGACGCTGGTACTCAAGGGAGCGGCCCTGACGGTCCTCTATTACGAGGATTACGGCGTTCGTCCCATGTGCGACGTCGATGTGCTGATTCCGACGGATAAGGCGGCTGTTGCCCTAAAACTCCTGAAACGGTCGGGCTGGACAGCGGAATCGAATCCGTCGGCGCCGGAACGACTGATACCGGTTCGACACTCGCTCGGTTTCAAGGGACCCACAGGTTTGAATGTGGACGTGCATTGGCACCTGTTGCTCGAGTGTAATCAAGCCGACGCGGATCTGTATTTTTGGCAAGATCCGAATGCAATACAAATTGACGGAGTGACCTCTTTTGCGCTAAATGCTACCTGTCAGCTTTTACATATTTGCGCGCATGGAGCTGCGTGGAGCAAGGTGCCGCCGCTTCGTTGGATAGCGGACGCCGTTACCGTGATGCGCAAGTCGCCAGTCGAAATCAAATGGAAGAGTTTAGTTCACTTGGCTCAGACACGATCCCTGGTTCTGCCGTTAAGAAAGACGTTGAAGTATTTGCGAGCCAATTTTGACGCACCCGTTCCTGTTTTTGTGATCGATCAACTGGAGGCTCTGCCCGTTTCGAGGCTGGAACGCATTGGGGCTAAGGTCAAGACACGTCCGCCGGACGACATCCATCCACTGCTCAGCTTTTGCTACAACTACCATCTGTTCTTGAGGTCGTCGAACCCCTCCGGATTTCATGACACATTCGTTGGGTTTACAAACTACCTCAAACATTTCTGGGCGCTGGATCGCCTCAGTCAGGTCCCTTTGCATGCGATTGGCAAAGGATTGAAACGAGCCTGGTCGAAAATGGTCTATCAAAGGGCTCAACGCAGGAGCCTCGACAGGCATGCATAG
- a CDS encoding glycosyltransferase family 4 protein codes for MTKPRLFFVTLEDFQRTTGQCSRLLSLLPHLSRHFQVTLVGRKGASINALKEVIHRHIALPTPAGMRPARYFSHPFGPIRLGLLASALAQLPSQDSVIYADSILLAHMASYSPHRRLVCEINGIISEEFRMKMPIRGGALHPLMCYWERKGIQRADHLVVVSPGIATYLSSLTPGVEEKITILGNGVDPLLFSPAGDGNGMRMDLGWDENPVGVFVSTFQVWHGAENLLKATSYVLKKKPDFRLLLVGDGPERRRSERLAQSLGIREAVHFTGTVVPESVPKWIAVADVGLYFPVFVRNRAGFLFDPMKFYEYMAMGKPVVSIRVPKLGDAVISARAGILTDPTPEAFAKGLLNVLDDPEALKEMGLRGAELVRRDFSWSSIADRIAEVC; via the coding sequence ATGACCAAACCCCGGCTCTTTTTCGTCACATTGGAGGATTTTCAGAGAACTACGGGACAGTGTAGTCGATTGTTGTCCCTGCTGCCTCACCTATCCCGACATTTTCAAGTGACGTTGGTGGGCCGGAAGGGAGCCTCAATTAATGCCTTGAAAGAGGTTATCCACCGCCATATCGCTTTGCCCACTCCTGCGGGGATGAGACCTGCGCGGTATTTTTCCCATCCGTTCGGACCGATTCGGCTGGGATTGCTCGCATCGGCTCTGGCGCAATTGCCTTCGCAGGATTCTGTAATCTACGCCGATTCCATACTGTTGGCTCACATGGCTTCCTATTCGCCTCATCGCAGACTGGTTTGCGAGATCAACGGCATCATTTCGGAGGAATTTCGGATGAAGATGCCGATCCGCGGGGGCGCACTGCATCCGCTCATGTGTTATTGGGAGCGCAAAGGCATCCAGAGAGCGGACCATCTGGTGGTTGTGAGCCCCGGGATAGCCACCTATTTGTCTTCGCTGACCCCCGGAGTCGAAGAAAAGATTACTATTTTGGGGAACGGCGTAGACCCGCTTTTGTTCTCCCCAGCCGGCGACGGCAACGGAATGCGTATGGACTTAGGATGGGACGAGAATCCTGTTGGAGTCTTTGTTTCCACGTTTCAGGTTTGGCATGGTGCTGAGAATCTGCTAAAGGCGACTTCCTACGTGTTGAAGAAAAAACCTGATTTTCGGCTGTTGTTGGTGGGGGATGGTCCCGAAAGGAGACGTTCGGAACGACTCGCTCAGAGTCTGGGAATCCGGGAAGCCGTACACTTTACCGGAACCGTGGTCCCCGAATCGGTTCCCAAGTGGATCGCCGTGGCGGATGTGGGCCTGTATTTCCCTGTCTTTGTGAGGAATCGAGCCGGGTTCCTGTTCGATCCCATGAAATTTTATGAATACATGGCCATGGGGAAGCCCGTGGTGTCGATTCGTGTGCCCAAACTGGGGGATGCGGTTATCTCGGCACGCGCGGGAATTTTAACCGACCCGACGCCGGAAGCGTTCGCGAAGGGCTTGTTGAATGTATTGGACGATCCGGAGGCTTTGAAGGAAATGGGCCTTCGCGGCGCCGAGTTGGTGAGGAGGGATTTCTCGTGGTCTTCGATTGCCGATCGGATCGCGGAGGTGTGCTGA
- the trpD gene encoding anthranilate phosphoribosyltransferase — protein sequence MTNVIQRLIEGRNLTEEETFEAVTEMLDGTMGQAAAGAFLYALRTKGETDDELIGALKAFRRILPEAKPVPRLLSMDRQEIQLESETRSRVMEHESRTRTFNVSTATAFVVAGSGMRVLKSGMAPASDYCGSENVLKALRISLNVSMSQVIRFVEDVGLGFLYAANGKMRPLYRLLDQLGFRTVFNIVGPLANPGGAETLFLGVYEAERTEKTASLLLKLGVQRAGIVYSEDSLDEMSICGETRITELENGRLHTYTVVPEDFGLKRALPTNVQGGDAGENARIIRSILDGVPGAPADLVLLSSGFALYLGGRVGAIEEGIELAREAIRTGSAANVLEALMKKTGEEGFVRKAI from the coding sequence ATGACCAATGTTATTCAGAGGCTGATTGAGGGCCGAAACTTGACGGAAGAAGAAACGTTCGAAGCGGTGACCGAGATGTTGGACGGAACAATGGGACAGGCTGCGGCTGGGGCGTTTCTTTACGCCCTTCGAACCAAGGGGGAAACGGACGACGAGTTGATTGGAGCGTTGAAGGCGTTCAGGCGGATCCTTCCGGAGGCGAAACCGGTTCCCCGTCTGCTCTCCATGGACCGACAGGAAATCCAACTGGAATCGGAGACGCGCTCTCGTGTGATGGAACATGAATCACGAACCCGCACGTTTAACGTGTCCACAGCTACGGCTTTCGTGGTGGCCGGATCCGGAATGCGGGTGTTGAAAAGCGGTATGGCCCCAGCCTCGGACTACTGCGGCAGTGAAAACGTACTGAAGGCCTTACGGATTAGCCTGAATGTGTCCATGAGTCAGGTGATCCGTTTCGTGGAAGACGTGGGGTTGGGTTTCCTGTACGCGGCTAACGGAAAGATGCGGCCCCTATACCGCCTGCTGGATCAATTGGGTTTCCGGACCGTATTCAACATCGTGGGACCTCTGGCCAATCCCGGAGGTGCGGAGACCTTATTTCTGGGAGTCTACGAGGCCGAACGTACTGAAAAGACCGCTTCTCTGTTACTGAAGCTGGGCGTTCAACGCGCGGGCATCGTTTACAGTGAGGATTCCCTGGACGAGATGAGCATATGCGGGGAAACACGGATTACGGAGCTGGAGAACGGACGGTTGCACACGTACACGGTAGTGCCGGAAGATTTCGGTCTCAAGAGGGCTCTCCCCACGAATGTTCAAGGCGGAGACGCCGGTGAAAACGCGCGTATCATTCGTTCGATCCTGGATGGGGTTCCCGGGGCGCCGGCGGATTTAGTGCTCCTGTCCTCGGGGTTCGCCTTGTACTTGGGAGGACGAGTCGGCGCCATCGAAGAAGGCATTGAATTGGCCCGAGAGGCGATTCGGACCGGTAGTGCGGCTAACGTCTTGGAAGCATTAATGAAAAAAACTGGGGAAGAAGGCTTCGTTCGAAAAGCGATTTAG